The following coding sequences are from one Lolium rigidum isolate FL_2022 chromosome 6, APGP_CSIRO_Lrig_0.1, whole genome shotgun sequence window:
- the LOC124658911 gene encoding chitinase CLP-like, which yields MSRSRLPVLFVLAASLVVLASGQPRPVVVPVTKDTATSLYTIPLYDGANLVVDIAGPLVWSTCQRDHLPAKFACKSDTCKLANAYPVPGCPAAGCGGDPCKDMTCTTYPYNPVTGSCAAGSLVHTRFVANTTDGKNPVNQVSVRAVSACGTTKKLLASLPRGASGVAGLAGSGLALPAQVASSQKVAKKFLLCLPTGGATGDGVAIFGGSPLYLEYTGSVEYTSSLEHTPLVAREGSPAYYIAVKYIALESSRVPLPPRALATGGVVLSTTAPYTVLRADVYRPFLAAFREATAAQWQYAQKPREVKPVAPFGVCYDARTLANTRMGFMVPSVTLALDGEKNWTMTGVNSMVAVKPGNKACLAFVEMKEVKAGDGNAPAVIVGGFQMENFVLQFDLERKQFGFLRLPYYAQCGHFNFTRSS from the coding sequence ATGTCACGATCACGACTCCCCGTCCTCTTCGTGCTCGCCGCCTCGCTCGTCGTGCTGGCGTCGGGCCAGCCTCGTCCGGTGGTCGTTCCGGTGACCAAGGACACCGCCACCTCCCTCTACACCATCCCCTTGTACGACGGCGCCAACCTCGTCGTCGACATCGCGGGCCCGCTTGTGTGGTCGACGTGCCAGCGAGACCACTTGCCGGCGAAGTTCGCGTGCAAGAGCGACACCTGCAAGCTCGCCAACGCCTACCCCGTGCCGGGCTGCCCAGCGGCCGGCTGCGGCGGCGACCCGTGCAAGGACATGACGTGCACGACGTACCCGTACAACCCGGTCACCGGCTCGTGCGCTGCCGGGAGCCTTGTCCACACGAGGTTCGTCGCCAACACCACCGACGGCAAGAACCCGGTGAACCAGGTGTCCGTCAGGGCGGTGTCGGCGTGCGGAACGACGAAGAAGCTCCTGGCGTCGCTGCCGCGGGGCGCCTCGGGCGTGGCCGGGCTGGCGGGCTCCGGCCTGGCGCTGCCGGCGCAGGTGGCATCATCGCAGAAGGTCGCCAAGAAGTTCCTCCTCTGCTTGCCAACCGGCGGCGCCACCGGCGACGGCGTGGCCATATTCGGCGGCAGCCCGCTGTACCTGGAGTACACGGGGTCGGTGGAGTACACCTCGTCGCTGGAGCACACGCCGCTGGTCGCCCGGGAGGGCAGCCCGGCGTACTACATCGCCGTCAAGTACATCGCGCTGGAGAGCTCTAGGGTGCCGCTCCCACCGCGGGCGCTCGCCACGGGCGGCGTGGTGCTGAGCACGACGGCGCCCTACACGGTGCTCCGCGCGGACGTGTACCGCCCGTTCCTGGCCGCGTTCCGCGAGGCCACGGCGGCGCAGTGGCAGTACGCGCAGAAGCCGCGCGAAGTGAAGCCCGTGGCGCCGTTCGGGGTGTGCTACGACGCGCGGACGCTGGCCAACACGCGGATGGGGTTCATGGTGCCGAGCGTGACGCTGGCGCTTGACGGGGAGAAGAACTGGACGATGACCGGCGTGAACTCGATGGTGGCCGTGAAGCCGGGGAATAAGGCGTGCCTGGCCTTCGTGGAGATGAAGGAGGTGAAGGCCGGGGACGGCAATGCGCCGGCGGTGATCGTTGGAGGATTCCAGATGGAGAACTTCGTGCTGCAGTTCGACCTGGAGAGGAAGCAGTTCGGGTTCCTCAGGCTGCCCTACTACGCGCAATGCGGCCACTTCAATTTCACTCGGAGCTCTTAG